Below is a window of Escherichia coli DSM 30083 = JCM 1649 = ATCC 11775 DNA.
TAGCCTTTTTTATTTCATAATCCTGTAGATATTCTTCCAGTGGCTTTGCCGTTCCCAGAGAATGAATTTCACCACTGCCTTTATCAACAATAAAAGGTGCGTTACCAGCTAAGCGCGCGGCCTCATCTCCAGTTTCGAGAAATTCTCGTGCTTCGAAACAGAAATACCAGCCCTGGCTAAAGCGTCCATGTAGAGTAATGACGACCGGGAGATTTGCATCATCAAGGTAATTGTTCGCTTTCGCGAATGCGTCGTGATAAGTAATCATAATTATAATAAATATTATTGTTTAGCGTTATATTATTATTCCTGCGTTATACATTGAGCAAAGACGCGTTCATCTTCGTCAAAGATATTATTAAATGCTGGTTTTGAAAAGAGTTCATCGGATAAGGTATAGTCACAAAATAAGTATCTGCTAATATTTTGTGATTTATTTTCCAGAACGTCGAACCGGATTTGCTCATTTAAGATATCAGAATCTTATGATTCGGGTAAAATTCTAACCAAATCAACATGTCACTAAGATCATCATCGCCATTAGCTATTTCAGTTTAAATAGCGACTACATGTCTTCGGTCCATCTCACTTAAGGAGTGTAGTTCCGTTGTAAGTTTTTCTATAGCTTGTATTGATAAATTTCGATCAAGAAATTTACTGCTGGTAAACTCTAAAAAGATGGCATGGTTTACAATGATTTTGGTTACCTTTTTATTATTATGAACAACTGTCCATGATTTCGTTTAAGAATGAAGAGAAATCACTAAACGAACTGAATATATTTTCTGTGCCAATATTATCTCTAATTTCAAAAAAGTTACTTTTAATGTCATAAGTAAATATTGAAATGCTATCATTCCCGATCACTAACCGTTCTTGTAAGTCAGGATTTATGAAATCATCATTATCTCTATAAAATTCATTTACGGCAAAAAGGTTTTTAACTGAAGGTTCTGGAATCGAGAGGCTAAATAATCGTAATCCATTAACTTCGAATCCATCCATTGCTCTTAAAAAAGTAAGATAATCAGGTTGATTATTAAAGAGAATACTAACTTCATTACATAACTTCTCCAGGCAATTAGTTGAGTTAGAATTAAATTTTATTTGGATTATACTTTCAATAAATGATTCCTTGAGCGGTGCTTCAAATGGATAGTCTAAATCATTCATCATTTTTTTTAATTTATTTATTTGGGTTTTAGTCATCATTTTGTGGGTTCCATAATATTTTTCATGGGAGGATAAATTGAGCCAGATGGAATGGCCCAGGGAGTGATTTTGCTTTCACCCACTAATATTCCCTTAGCTATTCGTGATTGCATGTTAGTAAAAACCTTATGATATGGTTCGTTTTCGATTAATACTAAATTTTCCAAATCATTAGTACCACCATCATCTAGAGATAGTTTATGGTGTACATTATAATTTAGAGGAACATTGCCCTTTCTCATTCTTAAAAGGTCTTCGGCGTTGAATCTTCCAGATGCTTCGGAGGTTTTTGCAAGTTTGATAAGAAAATTTTTTCTTACATTTTTATTAAACTCCTTTCGTAAGTTAGCTAAGTCTTTTGAAGGTCTCTTAATTTATATTATTTCTATTATGTCTATACTATCAAGAAGTTTTTGTTGGCCTCTAAGTTTGCCTAAGTAACTATTTATTTCTGTATATGTATCAACATTAGAACGCTTTGTTAAAAGAATAGATGCTGTTGCTATCGCTATGCCCGCTGTTTTTTCATTTAGTATTTGATCATAGCCTTTGATTGCATCTCCACCCAGTTTTTCCGCAGTATCTCTGAATCCTTCAATGTTCCCATTGTATACGCCACCAGCAGCAAGTAGCCTGCCAACAGCTTCGCTGTTTAACGTTTTTAAACCATTATTTGTTTTGTTTTTTGAATTTGGTAAAAACAAGCGGTTATAATTTTCAGGGAGTGCCAAATAGCTGAACTCGGTGTTAGTGATAAGATGTTGGCAGAGGATAAATTCATAACTAACAGTTATTGTTTCTGTATCCAGTTGGTTTTCAAAGATCTGGTGATGAATAGCCGATAAAAAAGCGCCTCTTAGTTGTATATAATAATACTTTTCCCATCTACCAAATCTATTTATTCGATAGAAGTCAAATTCCATAAATAATTGTTCATTATTGTTAATGGAATTAATAAATAATGGAGTGCTTTTATCAATTAATTTACAAAATGTTATACCATGGAACTGTGAACCAAGCCCCGTATTAGTAATACTATTTAAGAGTGAGAATGTAAATATTTCATCCTCATGACCGCTCTGCCAGCGATTACCTATAGATTCAGTAGTCCCACAACCTGCGGAGATGCTTCCTTGTTGTTCTCCCGTTACTGTCAGATAAACAATATTACTCATCCCTGAAAAGTCCTTTTATGGCATGCTATTTTATCAATGGCAATATTATGCTTGTTAATTGTTATTTATTTACTCCAGGAAATTGTAGGCGTATATATTAAAAAATAAAATATTACACTTTAGGAAGTAATTATGAGGTAAATCTCATATATTTATTGGGAAAATAAATACATTAAAGGAAGGTATGCCGATTTTGAATGACACCCTTTTTCCATCTCAGAAAAAGGGCACTATCTTACTTCACCCGCGCCATATAATACGCATCGACATATTCACCATTACGTAATGCGTACTTTTTGCCAGTCCCTTCAATCTCAAAGCCGAATTTTTTATAGACCTTAATTGCTGGCGCGTTATCGACGAACACCGTTAGCTCGATGCGATCTACCCGCAACCAGTTGTCGCACATATCAATCATTTCGCGCATCAGGGCGCTGGCGACGCCGCGGTTCTTCCAGCGAGAGTCGACACAGATACCAAAATCGGCAACATGACTGCGGCGTGGGCGTTGTTGCACGTCAATGGTGAGATGGCCTACGACGATTCCATCAATACAGGCGACTAACTGCTTGATGCCAGGGCGAGCGGTGAGTCGTTCCAGCCACATTTGTTCTGAAGGATGAGGCACCTGTAGCGTGTTGTAATACACCTCCGGCTGGGCGTGAATCTGCCTGATGGCTTCGTGATCGCGTGTTTCTGCGTGGCGTATTACTATCTCACTCATTCCTTTGTCCTCTTTGGGGTAAATGTCCCTTTCAACATCATTGACTTTCAAATGCGAGTCAAATGCATTTTTTTGCAAAAAGTGTTGGACAAGTGCGAATGAGAATGATTATTATTGTCTCGCGATCAGGAAGACCCTCGCGGAGAACCTGAAAGCACGACATTGCTCACATTGCTTCCAGTATTACTTAGCCAGCCGGGTGCTGGCTTTTTTTTTGACCTTTCGTTCTCAATTTATCCTCGGGAAGTGCTTGTGTTCGTTATGCGCACTCCAGTAGGAACCACGTCCGCTTTGCGCTAAGGTGTAAATAACCACCTTAAAAAGGACGAAATCATGGTCATTAACTGCGCCTTTATTGGCTTCGGCAAAAGCACCACCCGTTACCATCTGCCGTATGTACTTAACCGCAAGGATAGCTGGCATGTCGCGCATATTTTTCGCCGCCATGCGAAGCCGGAAGAACAGGCCCCCATTTATTCCCATATCCATTTCACCAGCGATCTCGACGAAGTGCTAAACGATCCCGATGTTAAGCTGGTTGTCGTCTGCACCCACGCGGACAGCCACTTCGAGTACGCGAAGCGCGCGCTGGAAGCCGGGAAAAATGTGCTGGTCGAAAAACCGTTCACTCCGACAATTGCGCAGGCGAAAGAGCTGTTTGCACTGGCGAAAAGCAAAGGGCTGATCGTTACGCCGTATCAGAATCGTCGCTTTGATTCCTGCTTCCTGACAGCGAAAAAAGCGATTGAAAGCGGCAAGCTGGGAGAGATTGTCGAAGTGGAAAGCCATTTTGACTATTACCGCCCGGTGGCAGAAACCAAACCGGGGCTGCCGCAGGATGGCGCGTTCTATGGCCTTGGTGTGCATACGATGGACCAGATTATTTCTCTGTTCGGTCGCCCGGATCACGTCGCTTATGACATCCGCAGCCTGCGTAATAAAGCCAATCCGGACGACACCTTTGAAGCGCAGCTGTTTTATGGCGATCTAAAAGCCATCGTCAAAACCAGCCATCTGGTGAAAATCGATTATCCGAAATTTATCGTTCACGGTAAGAAAGGTTCGTTTATTAAATACGGTATCGACCAGCAGGAAACCAGCCTGAAGGCTAATATTATGCCGGGCGAACCAGGATTCGCAGCGGATGATTCGGTCGGTGTGCTGGAGTATGTCAATGACGAGGGCGTGACGGTAAGAGAAGAGATGAAGCCAGAGATGGGCGATTATGGGCGCGTTTATGATGCGTTGTATCAAACCATCACCAACGGTGCGCCAAATTACGTCAAGGAATCTGAAGTTCTTACGAATCTGGAAATCCTTGAACGCGGTTTTGAGCAATCTTCTCCCTCCGCAGTGACTCTCGCGAGGTAAGTTTGATGGCCCCTCGAATAGTTCAATTTTTTTGAACAGAGGGGTCAATTTTCACCCTCTATCATCCCAGGCGGATCGGGTCCACACTAAGCCCATCGAAATCATTCAGGGGGCGAATACAAATGATCTACTTACGCAAAGCAAATGAACGCGGTCATGCAAATCATGGCTGGCTGGACTCCTGGCATACTTTCTCTTTTGCCAACTATTACGATCCGAATTTTATGGGCTTCTCTGCGCTGCGCGTGATTAACGACGACGTGATTGAAGCAGGGCAGGGCTTCGGCACTCACCCGCATAAAGATATGGAAATTTTGACCTACGTGCTGGAAGGTACTGTTGAGCATCAGGACAGCATGGGCAATAAAGAGCAGGTTCCGGCGGGCGAGTTCCAGATTATGAGTGCGGGTACGGGTATTCGTCACTCAGAGTACAACCCAAGCAGCACCGAGCGTCTGCATCTGTATCAGATCTGGATCATGCCTGAAGAAAACGGCATTACGCCGCGTTATGAACAGCGTCGCTTCGATGCCGTGCAGGGCAAACAACTGGTGCTTTCGCCGGATGCGCGTGATGGTTCATTGAAAGTGCATCAGGATATGGAACTGTATCGTTGGGCGCTGGTGAAAGATGAGCAGTCGGTGCATCAGATTGCCGCTGAACGCCGCGTCTGGATCCAGGTGGTGAAAGGCAATGTCACCATTAACGGCGTGAAAGCCTCGACCAGCGATGGCCTGGCAATCTGGGATGAGCAGGCGATTTCCATCCATGCTGATAGCGACAGTGAAATCCTGCTGTTCGATTTACCGCCAGTCTAAATTTATCTCACAAACCTTCCTGAGGAATCGGGAAGGTTCTGATGCGTCCGTGTTAAACTAAGAGAATCTATCTCTTTTGTACCTTCAGGACGATGAAAAAGAAAAGACCCGTACTTCAGGATGTGGCTGACCGTGTAGGCGTGACCAAAATGACGGTCAGCCGTTTTTTACGCAACCCGGAGCAGGTTTCCGTCGCTCTACGCGGCAAGATTGCCGCCGCTCTTGATGAACTGGGTTATATTCCCAATCGCGCGCCCGATATACTCTCTAACGCTACCAGCCGGGCGATTGGCGTCCTGTTACCTTCTCTCACCAACCAGGTTTTCGCGGAAGTATTACGCGGAATCGAAAGCGTCACCGACGCGCACGGTTATCAAACCATGCTGGCGCACTACGGTTATAAACCGGAAATGGAGCAAGAACGCCTCGAATCAATGCTCTCATGGAATATCGACGGCCTGATCCTCACCGAACGTACCCACACGCCGCGTACCTTAAAGATGATTGAAGTGGCGGGGATTCCGGTGGTGGAGTTGATGGACAGTAAGTCGCCGTGCCTCGATATCGCCGTCGGTTTTGATAACTTTGAAGCGGCACGCCAGATGACCACCGCCATTATTGCTCGCGGGCATCGTCACATTGCCTATCTCGGCGCACGCCTCGACGAACGTACTATCATCAAACAGAAGGGATACGAACAGGCGATGCTGGATGCAGGCCTGGTGCCGTATAGCGTGATGGTTGAGCAATCTTCTTCTTACTCTTCCGGTATTGAACTGATTCGCCAGGCGCGGCGGGAATATCCGCAGCTGGATGGCGTGTTCTGTACTAATGATGACCTGGCGGTCGGCGCGGCGTTTGA
It encodes the following:
- the yrhB gene encoding YrhB family protein gives rise to the protein MITYHDAFAKANNYLDDANLPVVITLHGRFSQGWYFCFEAREFLETGDEAARLAGNAPFIVDKGSGEIHSLGTAKPLEEYLQDYEIKKATFGLP
- the yrhA gene encoding protein YrhA; amino-acid sequence: MMTKTQINKLKKMMNDLDYPFEAPLKESFIESIIQIKFNSNSTNCLEKLCNEVSILFNNQPDYLTFLRAMDGFEVNGLRLFSLSIPEPSVKNLFAVNEFYRDNDDFINPDLQERLVIGNDSISIFTYDIKSNFFEIRDNIGTENIFSSFSDFSSFLNEIMDSCS
- the yhhY gene encoding N-acetyltransferase, whose amino-acid sequence is MSEIVIRHAETRDHEAIRQIHAQPEVYYNTLQVPHPSEQMWLERLTARPGIKQLVACIDGIVVGHLTIDVQQRPRRSHVADFGICVDSRWKNRGVASALMREMIDMCDNWLRVDRIELTVFVDNAPAIKVYKKFGFEIEGTGKKYALRNGEYVDAYYMARVK
- the yhhX gene encoding oxidoreductase, whose protein sequence is MVINCAFIGFGKSTTRYHLPYVLNRKDSWHVAHIFRRHAKPEEQAPIYSHIHFTSDLDEVLNDPDVKLVVVCTHADSHFEYAKRALEAGKNVLVEKPFTPTIAQAKELFALAKSKGLIVTPYQNRRFDSCFLTAKKAIESGKLGEIVEVESHFDYYRPVAETKPGLPQDGAFYGLGVHTMDQIISLFGRPDHVAYDIRSLRNKANPDDTFEAQLFYGDLKAIVKTSHLVKIDYPKFIVHGKKGSFIKYGIDQQETSLKANIMPGEPGFAADDSVGVLEYVNDEGVTVREEMKPEMGDYGRVYDALYQTITNGAPNYVKESEVLTNLEILERGFEQSSPSAVTLAR
- the yhhW gene encoding quercetin 2,3-dioxygenase; this translates as MIYLRKANERGHANHGWLDSWHTFSFANYYDPNFMGFSALRVINDDVIEAGQGFGTHPHKDMEILTYVLEGTVEHQDSMGNKEQVPAGEFQIMSAGTGIRHSEYNPSSTERLHLYQIWIMPEENGITPRYEQRRFDAVQGKQLVLSPDARDGSLKVHQDMELYRWALVKDEQSVHQIAAERRVWIQVVKGNVTINGVKASTSDGLAIWDEQAISIHADSDSEILLFDLPPV
- the gntR gene encoding gluconate operon transcriptional repressor GntR, translating into MKKKRPVLQDVADRVGVTKMTVSRFLRNPEQVSVALRGKIAAALDELGYIPNRAPDILSNATSRAIGVLLPSLTNQVFAEVLRGIESVTDAHGYQTMLAHYGYKPEMEQERLESMLSWNIDGLILTERTHTPRTLKMIEVAGIPVVELMDSKSPCLDIAVGFDNFEAARQMTTAIIARGHRHIAYLGARLDERTIIKQKGYEQAMLDAGLVPYSVMVEQSSSYSSGIELIRQARREYPQLDGVFCTNDDLAVGAAFECQRLGLKVPDDMAIAGFHGHDIGQVMEPRLASVLTPRERMGSIGAERLLARIRGESVIPKMLDLGFTLSPGGSI